A genomic segment from Amygdalobacter nucleatus encodes:
- a CDS encoding ABC transporter ATP-binding protein/permease gives MFKKELLVLVPQAKKYVFFVAICRWISLLSHIVFVFVFAKFLEQLLFKQNLAWLNLCLVAFLQAIVIRGICEILQSRFAFQASADVKQVLRAKLFAKLLQIGPNYADYVSTATVMQLATEGVEQLESYFSGYLPQFFYAMLAPCTLFICLAPIYFTGSLVLFIGVPLIPVSIVIVQKIAKRIIAKYWNSYTGMSDHFLENIEGLTTLKVYQADEIKAKEMEKEAESFRIATMRVLLMQLNSISVMDLFTYGGAAVGIYLACRAFYLANISFSTACIFILLASQFFLPLRSLGAYFHIAMNGMTSTDKIMAILQTKEMKDGNTVCSTEFKQITLCNLSFTYANKKENVLANLNLDLQDKGLYALVGESGCGKSTLANILAAKLRNYSGQYLINGIDSKSMTRQSLYQNITCVGLDSYVFKGTVRSNLKLADADASAEQMQEVLQEVNLIDDFLPTGGLDSVISEGGANLSGGQRQRLVLARALLKPTAFYVFDEVTSNIDIESEAIIMAKIYALAQKKTVCLISHRLANVVPAKQIYFLDKGKIVESGTHAELITKNGPYAQLFNKQAELEHYGWGN, from the coding sequence ATGTTTAAGAAAGAATTATTGGTTTTGGTGCCACAAGCTAAAAAATACGTATTTTTCGTCGCCATATGTCGATGGATCAGTTTGTTATCGCATATAGTCTTTGTTTTTGTGTTTGCCAAATTTTTAGAACAATTATTATTTAAACAGAATTTAGCTTGGCTTAATTTATGTTTAGTTGCCTTTTTACAAGCAATAGTTATCCGTGGTATTTGTGAAATTTTACAGAGTCGTTTTGCGTTCCAAGCTAGTGCTGATGTCAAACAGGTTTTGCGGGCTAAATTATTTGCCAAATTATTACAGATTGGGCCCAATTATGCTGATTATGTTTCCACAGCGACAGTTATGCAATTAGCCACAGAAGGAGTTGAACAATTAGAAAGCTATTTCAGCGGTTACCTACCACAGTTCTTTTATGCCATGCTTGCTCCTTGCACCTTATTTATCTGCTTGGCTCCGATTTACTTTACAGGTAGTTTAGTTCTGTTTATCGGTGTACCTTTAATACCAGTTTCGATAGTCATTGTGCAGAAAATAGCAAAACGGATAATTGCTAAATATTGGAATTCCTACACTGGCATGAGCGACCATTTCTTGGAAAATATCGAGGGATTAACTACCTTAAAAGTTTATCAAGCAGATGAAATTAAAGCGAAAGAAATGGAAAAAGAGGCTGAAAGCTTTCGGATAGCTACTATGCGTGTGCTGTTGATGCAATTAAATTCAATCAGTGTCATGGATCTATTTACATACGGAGGAGCAGCTGTTGGCATTTATCTAGCTTGTCGAGCTTTTTATTTAGCAAATATTTCTTTTTCTACAGCTTGTATATTTATCTTGCTGGCTAGTCAGTTTTTCTTGCCTCTACGTAGCTTAGGTGCTTATTTCCATATCGCAATGAATGGAATGACTTCGACAGATAAGATAATGGCAATTTTACAGACTAAAGAAATGAAAGATGGTAATACAGTTTGCTCAACTGAGTTTAAGCAAATTACACTTTGCAACTTGTCATTTACCTATGCAAATAAAAAAGAAAATGTGCTGGCTAATTTGAATTTGGATTTGCAAGATAAGGGTTTATATGCGCTTGTGGGAGAATCTGGTTGTGGTAAATCAACCCTTGCCAATATTTTAGCAGCTAAATTGCGTAATTATAGTGGTCAATATCTCATTAATGGCATAGATAGCAAAAGCATGACGAGGCAGAGCTTGTATCAGAATATAACTTGTGTAGGCTTGGATAGTTATGTATTTAAGGGAACTGTGCGTTCCAATTTAAAGTTAGCTGATGCAGATGCTAGTGCTGAACAAATGCAAGAGGTTTTGCAGGAAGTTAATTTGATAGATGATTTCTTGCCAACTGGCGGCCTAGACAGTGTGATAAGTGAGGGAGGTGCTAATTTGTCAGGTGGACAAAGACAGCGCTTAGTATTGGCGCGTGCTTTGTTAAAACCAACAGCATTTTATGTCTTTGATGAGGTAACAAGTAATATTGATATTGAGAGCGAAGCTATAATCATGGCGAAAATTTATGCGCTAGCTCAGAAAAAAACAGTTTGCTTAATTTCACATCGTCTTGCTAATGTTGTACCTGCCAAACAAATTTATTTTTTGGATAAGGGTAAAATTGTTGAAAGTGGGACGCATGCAGAATTAATTACGAAAAATGGTCCTTATGCTCAACTATTTAATAAACAGGCAGAGCTTGAACATTATGGTTGGGGGAATTAA
- a CDS encoding amino acid ABC transporter ATP-binding/permease protein, producing MRNNVRDKKFNRRSGLVIMGRLLKLIRNLLPVIALAVLFGVLGYLSMTAIPTLAMQALLKFLQEQGKLSNANFCFKFANVNSILGLMVIVAVLRGFLHYAEQYCNHYIAFKILALIRHRVFIALRRLCPAKLEVKERGNLISVLTSDIELLEVFYAHTISPIAICIIVCTALIVFFAYYHWSIALLALLAYLFVGVVVPLVNSKLGNKVGVAFREQMSDMDSFVLESLRGIEDIMMLGYGEKQAAKLSEESNSLKGQASKLTKYSAWQKTLTLISIFLASCGNLLLTINLYQRGSLGVDGIAITSITLMSSFAPTIALANLSNSLNLTFASGERVLSLLDEQAVVDEVEGEIETETFENMLVDAVSFSYGPKAVLTNYTLNILPKQIIGIYGPSGCGKSTFLKLLMRFWDVKTGAIYLNKRDLREYPTSNLRKTESYISQDTQLFKGTIRENIAIAKMDASLDEIESAAKKAAIHDFIMSLSKGYDTELEELGAGLSGGQRQRIGLARAFLHDSELILLDEPTSNLDALNEGLILKKLKEEAKTKTIVLVSHRESTLRIADKVVNCGKA from the coding sequence ATGCGCAATAATGTGAGAGATAAAAAGTTTAATAGACGAAGTGGCTTAGTGATTATGGGCAGGCTACTTAAATTGATTCGCAACTTATTACCAGTAATAGCTTTAGCTGTGTTGTTTGGCGTTTTAGGCTATTTGTCTATGACAGCCATTCCAACGTTAGCTATGCAAGCTTTGCTAAAATTTTTGCAGGAACAAGGCAAATTATCCAATGCGAACTTTTGCTTCAAATTTGCCAATGTTAATAGCATATTAGGATTGATGGTGATAGTAGCTGTTTTGAGAGGCTTTCTTCATTATGCGGAACAATATTGTAATCACTATATCGCCTTTAAGATTCTAGCTTTAATCAGGCATAGGGTGTTTATAGCTTTGCGCAGATTGTGTCCTGCTAAGTTGGAAGTAAAAGAAAGAGGCAACTTAATTTCAGTTCTGACGAGTGATATTGAGTTATTAGAAGTGTTTTATGCACATACAATTTCGCCAATTGCTATTTGCATTATTGTATGCACTGCTTTAATTGTCTTTTTCGCCTATTATCACTGGAGTATTGCTTTATTAGCCTTGCTAGCTTATTTATTTGTTGGAGTGGTCGTACCTTTGGTGAATAGTAAATTGGGTAATAAAGTTGGTGTTGCTTTTCGTGAACAAATGTCTGACATGGACAGCTTCGTGCTTGAATCATTGCGTGGCATAGAAGATATTATGATGTTAGGTTATGGCGAAAAACAGGCTGCTAAATTGAGTGAAGAATCAAATTCGCTTAAAGGTCAGGCAAGTAAATTGACGAAATATAGCGCTTGGCAAAAAACGTTAACTTTAATTTCTATCTTTTTAGCTAGTTGTGGCAATCTACTTTTAACAATTAACTTATATCAACGAGGTAGCTTAGGCGTTGATGGCATAGCGATTACTTCAATTACACTTATGTCCTCTTTTGCGCCGACAATTGCCTTAGCTAATTTGTCTAATAGCTTGAATTTGACTTTTGCAAGTGGGGAAAGAGTGCTATCTCTATTAGATGAACAAGCCGTAGTTGATGAGGTAGAGGGTGAAATAGAGACTGAAACGTTTGAAAATATGTTAGTAGACGCTGTTTCATTTTCTTATGGCCCTAAAGCTGTTTTGACTAATTACACGTTAAATATTTTGCCGAAGCAAATTATCGGCATTTATGGCCCAAGTGGTTGTGGAAAATCAACGTTTCTGAAATTATTAATGCGCTTTTGGGATGTTAAAACAGGTGCAATTTATTTAAATAAGCGAGATTTAAGAGAGTATCCGACCAGTAATTTGCGTAAAACAGAGAGCTATATCAGTCAAGACACTCAGCTTTTTAAGGGGACAATTCGAGAAAATATTGCCATTGCCAAAATGGATGCTAGCTTAGATGAAATTGAAAGCGCTGCAAAAAAAGCCGCTATTCATGATTTTATTATGTCTTTATCTAAAGGTTATGACACGGAATTAGAAGAACTTGGTGCTGGTCTTTCAGGTGGACAAAGGCAGCGAATAGGACTTGCGAGAGCCTTTTTGCATGACTCAGAGCTTATCTTATTAGATGAACCAACATCTAATTTGGATGCCCTCAATGAAGGCTTGATTTTGAAAAAGCTTAAGGAAGAAGCTAAGACTAAAACTATAGTTTTAGTTTCACACCGTGAATCTACTTTGAGAATAGCTGATAAGGTTGTTAATTGCGGGAAAGCATAA